The Campylobacter concisus genome has a window encoding:
- a CDS encoding amino acid ABC transporter ATP-binding protein: MIKLRNLTKKFGQNTVLNDLNLEFKDAQTTVILGSSGSGKSTLLRCINLLEIPDNGELELGDEKIKFGTKISAKDMLPFREKTGMVFQSFNLFPHLSALQNVTEGPTQVLKVPKEEADKEALSLLEKVGLKGKEHEYPSRLSGGQSQRVAIARALAMKPSFLLLDEPTSALDPELEAEVLKVISELSHEHKSLIIVTHNMAFARRVADRILFLEGGNIAFDGSSEEFFSSDLPRIKKFISAMDF, translated from the coding sequence ATGATAAAACTTAGAAATTTAACTAAAAAATTTGGCCAAAACACAGTGCTAAATGATCTAAATTTAGAGTTTAAAGACGCCCAAACCACGGTCATACTAGGCAGCTCTGGCTCTGGCAAATCAACTCTTCTTAGATGTATAAATTTACTTGAAATTCCAGATAACGGTGAGTTGGAACTTGGAGATGAAAAGATCAAATTTGGCACAAAAATTTCAGCAAAAGATATGTTGCCATTTCGTGAAAAAACAGGCATGGTCTTTCAAAGTTTTAATCTCTTTCCACATCTTAGCGCTCTGCAAAACGTCACCGAGGGGCCAACACAGGTGCTAAAAGTTCCAAAAGAAGAGGCCGATAAAGAGGCTCTTAGCCTGCTTGAAAAAGTTGGACTAAAGGGCAAAGAGCACGAGTATCCTAGCAGACTCTCAGGCGGACAGAGCCAGCGCGTGGCAATAGCGAGAGCACTTGCGATGAAGCCGTCATTTTTGCTTCTTGACGAGCCTACGAGCGCGCTTGATCCAGAGCTTGAAGCGGAGGTTTTAAAGGTTATTAGCGAGCTTAGCCACGAGCATAAATCTCTAATCATCGTCACGCACAACATGGCGTTTGCAAGGCGTGTGGCAGATAGAATTTTGTTTTTAGAGGGCGGAAATATAGCATTCGACGGTAGCAGTGAGGAATTTTTTAGTAGCGATTTGCCTCGCATCAAAAAATTTATCTCGGCTATGGATTTTTAA
- a CDS encoding amino acid ABC transporter permease, with protein sequence MSEFERISELVLDSLWPMAVAMVQVTLPLTVVSFFLGLVIAVLTAIFRIADVNFLKQVSEFYIWIFRGTPLLVQLFIVYFGLPIIGIALDVWSAAIITFSLNIGAYASEAVRAAVLSVPKGQWEAATSLGMSYAQTLRRIIAPQAARISLPPLSNIFISTLKDTSLAASITMVDMFMVAQRIAARSFDPLTLYLLAALYYLIVCTVLTFLQARLEKRFSRYV encoded by the coding sequence ATGAGCGAGTTTGAGCGAATAAGTGAGCTAGTACTAGACTCGCTTTGGCCTATGGCAGTGGCGATGGTGCAAGTTACCTTGCCACTTACAGTGGTCTCATTTTTTCTAGGGCTTGTGATAGCGGTGCTAACGGCGATATTTCGCATAGCTGATGTTAATTTTTTAAAGCAGGTGAGCGAATTTTATATATGGATATTTCGTGGGACCCCGCTCTTGGTTCAACTATTTATTGTTTATTTTGGTCTTCCAATAATTGGTATCGCGCTTGATGTTTGGAGTGCGGCTATTATCACTTTTAGTCTAAATATTGGAGCCTATGCGTCAGAAGCCGTTAGAGCAGCCGTGCTTTCGGTGCCAAAAGGGCAATGGGAAGCGGCGACCTCGCTTGGCATGAGCTATGCTCAAACTTTGCGCCGTATCATCGCCCCACAAGCCGCTAGGATCTCGCTACCACCACTTTCAAATATCTTTATTAGCACGCTAAAAGACACTTCGCTGGCTGCTTCTATCACGATGGTTGATATGTTTATGGTCGCCCAAAGGATCGCCGCAAGGAGCTTTGACCCGCTCACACTCTATCTGCTAGCCGCACTTTACTACCTCATCGTCTGCACCGTGCTTACATTTTTGCAAGCTAGGTTAGAAAAAAGATTTTCAAGGTATGTGTGA
- a CDS encoding amino acid ABC transporter substrate-binding protein: MKKILKSSILAVAGLVLAINANAKTIENGVLKIATEGTYSPYSYHDKSDKLTGFDVDIAREVAKKLNLKPEFVEAPWDAMLAAFDANKADIVFNQVSITEDRKKKYDYTLPYTVAYAALVTRKDNDDIKNFADLKGKKSAHSATSNWAGIAQKYGAQIVTVDGFSKGVELIIAKRADATINDTVTFYDYIAQRPNAPLKIAAKGSEPIYSAALVKKGNEELVNAVNKAIDELSKEGKLSEISVKYFGKDITK; the protein is encoded by the coding sequence ATGAAAAAAATATTAAAATCTTCAATCTTGGCTGTTGCTGGGCTAGTACTAGCAATTAACGCAAATGCAAAAACTATCGAAAACGGTGTTTTAAAAATAGCAACAGAGGGTACTTATTCTCCGTATTCTTATCATGACAAAAGCGATAAGCTCACAGGCTTTGATGTAGATATAGCGCGTGAAGTGGCTAAAAAGCTGAATTTGAAACCAGAATTTGTAGAAGCCCCATGGGATGCTATGCTTGCAGCTTTTGATGCAAATAAGGCTGATATAGTATTTAATCAAGTTAGTATTACAGAAGATCGTAAGAAAAAATATGATTACACATTGCCTTATACAGTTGCATATGCTGCGCTTGTTACGCGCAAAGACAATGATGATATAAAAAATTTTGCTGATTTAAAAGGTAAAAAAAGTGCGCACTCTGCCACTAGTAACTGGGCTGGTATCGCACAAAAATATGGTGCACAAATCGTAACAGTTGATGGTTTTAGTAAAGGTGTAGAGCTTATTATCGCTAAACGAGCTGATGCTACAATAAACGATACTGTCACGTTTTATGATTACATTGCACAACGCCCAAATGCACCTCTAAAAATAGCGGCTAAAGGTAGTGAGCCTATTTATTCTGCAGCTTTAGTTAAAAAAGGCAATGAAGAGCTTGTAAATGCAGTAAATAAAGCAATTGATGAACTTTCAAAAGAGGGAAAATTGTCTGAAATTTCTGTCAAATATTTTGGCAAAGATATCACAAAGTAA
- a CDS encoding MotE family protein — translation MRAVLLFFMVINFAFCFEVPVDCTQIFEARKEEISKELEVIDEQRQALEVFRASSAAAYEENNKKLAKKEADLNATMKVIEQKRKEIDEVVAKNEKILKELRTMTTDKVNESYAKMKDGAAAEVLSQMPRSNAATILYALDAKKISTIMAKMDPKVASEVTALLQKGPPFVDEKGDMPAPAGSINMQ, via the coding sequence ATGAGAGCTGTTTTACTCTTTTTTATGGTCATAAATTTTGCATTTTGCTTTGAAGTGCCAGTTGATTGCACTCAGATCTTCGAAGCTAGAAAAGAGGAAATTTCAAAGGAACTTGAGGTCATCGATGAGCAGCGCCAAGCTCTAGAGGTATTTCGAGCAAGCTCGGCTGCGGCTTATGAAGAGAACAACAAAAAGCTCGCCAAAAAAGAGGCTGATCTAAATGCGACGATGAAAGTGATCGAGCAAAAGCGCAAAGAGATCGACGAAGTTGTCGCTAAAAATGAGAAAATTTTAAAAGAGCTTCGCACGATGACGACTGATAAAGTCAATGAATCCTACGCCAAAATGAAAGATGGCGCAGCAGCCGAAGTGCTCTCGCAAATGCCAAGGTCAAACGCAGCCACCATACTTTACGCCCTTGATGCGAAAAAGATATCAACCATCATGGCCAAGATGGATCCAAAGGTTGCCTCTGAAGTGACTGCGCTACTTCAAAAAGGCCCTCCATTTGTAGATGAAAAAGGCGATATGCCCGCTCCAGCTGGAAGCATAAATATGCAGTAA
- a CDS encoding flagellar export protein FliJ, whose product MKSKFTSVVRVKKQEMDKVEAKLVVARLNVRNAEEKIALLRAKLNEFSLPKSGNIGELRENLELMNIARAELSACKESLEIAKKEVLHYEHKYKNANLEYEKMKYLEKEEFKKEIKRIQKAEALALDEFAVMKFAARSEA is encoded by the coding sequence ATGAAAAGCAAATTTACCTCCGTCGTCCGCGTCAAAAAGCAGGAGATGGACAAGGTAGAGGCTAAGCTCGTCGTTGCTAGGCTAAATGTAAGAAATGCTGAAGAAAAAATAGCACTCTTAAGGGCCAAGCTCAACGAATTTAGCCTGCCAAAAAGCGGCAACATAGGCGAGCTAAGAGAAAATTTAGAGCTCATGAATATAGCAAGAGCCGAGCTGAGTGCCTGCAAAGAGAGCTTAGAGATAGCAAAAAAAGAGGTCTTGCACTACGAGCACAAATATAAAAATGCAAATTTAGAGTATGAAAAGATGAAATATCTAGAAAAAGAAGAATTTAAAAAAGAGATAAAACGCATACAAAAGGCTGAAGCGCTTGCTCTTGATGAGTTTGCGGTTATGAAATTTGCAGCCAGAAGCGAGGCGTAA
- a CDS encoding adenylosuccinate synthase has translation MRKADLVVGVQWGDEGKGKIVDMLGLNYDMICRSQGGHNAGHTIWVDGVRYALHLVPSGILHKNIINIIGNGVVVSPEVLITEMAQFDNLEGRLYISDKAHLNLSYHSQVDQAKERLKGEKAIGTTGKGIGPTYADKISRSGHRVGELLEPERLCDALMHDFETNKPVFDALGVKIPEENELLEELKRYKEVLAPFIANTTNLVWKALDEDKKVLLEGAQGTLLDIDHGTYPYVTSSNTISAGACTGLGLNPKEIGKVIGVIKAYTTRVGHGPFPTEDKGTNGDKMCEIGKEFGTTTGRRRRCGWFDAVSVKYASRLDGVDTYALMKLDVLDGFEVVKICKAYQYNGETIDYVPTDLENATPIYEELAGWDSVKGISRYEDLPANARAYIERIEELTGVKVGYISTSPERSDTIIR, from the coding sequence ATGAGAAAGGCTGATTTAGTAGTTGGTGTTCAATGGGGTGATGAGGGTAAAGGCAAGATAGTTGATATGCTAGGACTAAACTATGACATGATTTGTCGCTCTCAAGGTGGCCACAACGCTGGTCATACGATCTGGGTCGATGGCGTAAGATACGCACTTCACCTTGTCCCAAGCGGAATTTTGCACAAAAATATCATAAATATCATCGGCAACGGCGTCGTTGTCTCTCCAGAGGTGCTCATTACTGAGATGGCACAATTTGACAACTTAGAGGGCAGACTTTATATAAGCGACAAAGCACACTTAAATTTAAGCTACCACAGCCAAGTCGATCAAGCAAAAGAGCGCTTAAAAGGCGAAAAAGCGATCGGAACAACTGGCAAAGGCATCGGACCAACATACGCAGACAAGATAAGCAGAAGCGGCCACAGAGTTGGCGAGCTACTTGAGCCAGAGCGCTTGTGCGATGCTTTGATGCATGATTTTGAAACAAACAAACCAGTATTTGACGCTCTTGGCGTAAAGATACCTGAAGAAAATGAGCTACTTGAAGAGCTAAAAAGATATAAAGAGGTACTTGCTCCATTTATCGCAAACACTACAAATTTAGTTTGGAAAGCGCTTGATGAAGACAAAAAAGTCCTACTTGAAGGCGCTCAAGGCACACTTTTAGACATCGATCACGGCACATATCCTTATGTAACTAGCTCAAATACCATAAGCGCTGGCGCTTGCACAGGCCTTGGACTAAATCCAAAAGAGATAGGCAAGGTAATAGGCGTCATCAAAGCATATACGACTCGCGTAGGACACGGACCTTTCCCAACTGAAGACAAAGGCACAAATGGCGATAAGATGTGTGAGATCGGTAAAGAATTTGGCACAACAACAGGCCGCCGCAGACGTTGTGGCTGGTTTGACGCAGTAAGCGTAAAATACGCTTCAAGGCTCGATGGCGTCGATACTTATGCGCTTATGAAGCTTGACGTGCTTGATGGCTTTGAAGTGGTAAAAATTTGCAAAGCATATCAATATAACGGCGAAACTATCGACTACGTGCCAACAGATCTTGAAAATGCAACGCCTATCTATGAAGAGCTTGCGGGCTGGGACAGCGTAAAAGGCATCAGCAGGTATGAAGACCTACCAGCAAACGCAAGAGCATATATCGAGCGTATCGAAGAGCTAACTGGCGTGAAGGTCGGCTATATCTCAACAAGCCCTGAAAGAAGCGATACGATCATTAGATGA
- a CDS encoding ATP phosphoribosyltransferase regulatory subunit — protein sequence MNENALSIYEHEIPVGSKLYFAKSAKLKRKIEQKASEILEDEGFSEIVTPFFSYHQHLSVDATNLLRFSDSLNHEISLRADSTVDTVRIVLRRLKANEPKRWFYIQPVFRYPSQEIYQIGAELIGENDILKSINIVAKLFSELEIGACLQLSNMQIPRIICEILNLEIEIFENSWLEKILAQNVPWLSKLALLKDASELDEIVNLVPDKLKEALKNLQNVAKSLEYKNLRIVPLYYSKMRYYDSLFFRFLKDNAILASGGNYEIDDISGSGFAVYTDALIEEKINLRK from the coding sequence ATGAATGAAAATGCCTTAAGTATCTATGAGCACGAGATACCTGTAGGAAGCAAACTTTACTTTGCAAAAAGTGCAAAACTAAAGAGAAAAATCGAGCAAAAAGCGAGTGAAATTTTAGAAGATGAAGGTTTTAGCGAGATCGTAACGCCGTTTTTTTCGTATCATCAACATCTAAGCGTAGATGCGACAAACCTTCTGCGCTTTAGCGACAGTCTAAACCACGAGATAAGCCTAAGGGCTGATAGCACGGTTGATACCGTTAGGATCGTGCTTAGAAGACTTAAAGCAAACGAGCCAAAGAGGTGGTTTTACATCCAGCCAGTCTTTCGCTACCCAAGCCAAGAAATTTATCAAATAGGCGCTGAGCTTATCGGCGAAAACGACATCTTAAAGAGCATAAACATCGTAGCAAAGCTCTTTAGCGAGCTTGAGATCGGCGCTTGTTTGCAGCTTAGCAATATGCAAATCCCAAGGATAATTTGCGAAATTTTAAACTTAGAGATAGAAATTTTTGAAAACTCATGGCTAGAAAAAATTTTAGCTCAAAACGTGCCGTGGCTTAGCAAACTAGCCCTTTTAAAGGACGCTAGCGAGCTTGATGAGATAGTAAATTTAGTCCCTGATAAGCTAAAAGAGGCACTAAAAAATTTACAAAACGTAGCGAAATCACTAGAATATAAAAATTTAAGAATAGTTCCGCTATATTACTCAAAAATGAGATATTATGATAGTTTATTTTTTAGATTTTTAAAAGACAACGCCATCTTAGCAAGTGGTGGAAACTATGAAATAGACGATATTTCAGGCAGCGGATTCGCTGTTTATACTGATGCATTGATAGAAGAAAAAATTAATTTAAGGAAGTAA
- a CDS encoding diguanylate cyclase domain-containing protein gives MVKNDIFLRSKLIEAGLESALFDENTTKNDFYSAFYILDKDLNLLYSRKFDEASDITVDNMPWLNDAYPGKFIISNRIYKNKRIKGIYIAYGLKNGNKILVQVNQNLLQSRVDVDYDERIKAYTYLVDKYGNFSRDKFYREFDRPLFDPYISLGEQFKEDKIIYSLKYMNFYLISYMKEYNIFVITASTKHFQIFMQFLLVWLSLICFVGFSIFWFMDAKFIKGKVLPAINSLKDSLDGNEEEIKQGLNVIEFEDIRKGINKLKLETIRATDEMEKYKSRFGYIFEQSFLKIVVYDAYAGDIVDASNAFLHSFGYTKDEIIKLNLSDLIDGDFALFMQTKQDAQNSDVSFKIKLKTKDGNVREGFLQESQVKLRDARLNFMLIREPDEGKITQKDDDALNDYTFLSPNVIAEALKDDPFSITRSTKNIDAIFKVSQDEKLINLKNLLSPESLDEFVTSVLTEAKNFFENGSQNSEISIIANMQTNENRKAPFKVKVKFVGSNDGEDQRIMYFFNDLSDVSKLQEKYDIELKQFQVILWASEALVFSWDKKSDTLYIPNAIAKSLGYTLSGDMSVNFERAKTIFVDEFTSFKNFFDLIKKDDEYNGEVRLYRADKEIIYVKIRARAISFENNQASVIKGTMQDLSMQNSFFTYQDLLAKIFSYSKEQIVMLDDELRVVDANDAFFDTFNAKKDEIFLDRICSRDIASLKTGLKDIRNEILLSLKKEGYWQGLVYDVQSKNRLEVISVSALLNAFSEHEGYLLLASSANDERYNKEYLEFIAYHDPLTGLPNRFLLFNKLESFLKQVNKGIKIAAFYVDFDDFKSVNDGYGHQVGDKLLVEVSKKIDEIFPKQGVFARIGGDEFIGIASYENLGEIYETADNILRIAKEKNSIEEGDIKLSVSVGISLSRDALSADDLLERADWAMYQAKLDGKNKYYLFNAKKDNYFKNEYRDGSKILKAIEAGEMFLLYQPEVDIKTGKIISFEAFIRWKNGDKVLKPSDFLPLTKASKAAIAIALFALKNALKARELWLKEGIDAKVRVNLGIKKLLTAEFFEKFKEILKDENLDASGLIIDIVDAANGANLDDVSNYIDAYKELGVSFSLDDFASYSGSIEALGMLKANRFNVDKRFCKQIFSSKEALETMRMIRYISSTFKLDAMIKNIEDKSIFEIFLGFGFTRFQGRFFATELSLDEAVKFKFILPSYSDVKDYQNDENYEILYKIVGTKELMYRVINSLKRDNKISLRLKKEIVNYKNNIKKIDVNLAEILDGIISKEEKEDIVNLAKDAIKLSDSVLKLNGDHNE, from the coding sequence ATGGTAAAAAACGATATTTTTTTAAGGTCAAAATTAATAGAGGCTGGTCTTGAGAGTGCACTATTTGATGAAAATACTACAAAAAATGATTTTTATTCGGCATTTTATATACTAGATAAAGATTTGAATTTATTATATTCAAGAAAATTTGATGAGGCCAGCGACATAACAGTAGATAATATGCCTTGGTTAAATGATGCGTATCCTGGTAAATTTATTATCTCAAATCGTATTTACAAAAATAAGCGCATTAAAGGAATTTATATAGCTTATGGACTAAAAAATGGAAATAAAATATTGGTTCAAGTTAATCAAAATCTTTTGCAAAGTCGTGTTGATGTAGATTATGATGAACGGATAAAAGCTTATACTTATCTAGTAGATAAATATGGAAATTTTTCGAGAGATAAGTTTTATAGAGAATTTGATCGGCCGCTATTTGATCCTTATATTAGTCTTGGGGAGCAGTTTAAAGAAGATAAGATAATTTATTCTTTGAAATATATGAACTTTTATCTAATAAGCTACATGAAAGAATATAATATATTTGTTATTACTGCTTCGACAAAACATTTTCAAATTTTTATGCAGTTTTTACTGGTCTGGTTGTCTCTTATCTGTTTTGTTGGATTTTCTATATTTTGGTTCATGGATGCAAAATTTATAAAAGGTAAAGTTCTACCAGCTATAAATAGTCTAAAAGACAGTCTTGATGGTAATGAAGAAGAGATAAAGCAAGGCCTTAATGTAATCGAATTTGAAGATATAAGAAAAGGTATAAATAAATTAAAGCTTGAGACTATTAGAGCTACTGATGAAATGGAGAAATATAAGAGCAGATTTGGATATATATTTGAACAAAGTTTTTTAAAAATAGTAGTTTATGATGCATATGCTGGTGATATCGTAGATGCTAGTAATGCCTTTTTGCATTCGTTTGGCTACACAAAAGATGAGATTATAAAGTTAAATTTAAGTGATTTAATTGATGGCGATTTTGCACTATTTATGCAGACGAAACAAGATGCGCAAAATAGTGATGTAAGTTTTAAAATAAAGCTAAAAACAAAAGATGGCAATGTTCGAGAAGGATTTTTGCAAGAGTCTCAAGTTAAACTAAGAGATGCAAGACTAAATTTTATGCTTATACGAGAGCCAGATGAAGGAAAAATTACACAAAAAGATGATGATGCGTTAAATGACTATACCTTTTTGTCACCAAATGTAATAGCAGAGGCTTTGAAAGACGATCCATTTTCCATTACAAGAAGTACTAAAAATATCGATGCTATTTTTAAAGTATCACAAGATGAAAAACTTATAAATTTAAAAAATTTACTAAGTCCTGAGAGTCTTGATGAGTTTGTCACTAGCGTTTTGACTGAGGCTAAAAATTTCTTCGAAAATGGTAGTCAAAATAGTGAAATTAGCATTATTGCTAATATGCAAACAAATGAAAATAGAAAAGCACCGTTTAAAGTAAAAGTAAAATTTGTAGGTTCAAACGATGGTGAAGATCAGAGAATCATGTACTTCTTTAACGATTTAAGTGATGTTTCAAAGCTACAAGAAAAATATGATATAGAGCTTAAACAATTTCAAGTCATTCTTTGGGCGAGTGAAGCACTTGTCTTTTCATGGGACAAAAAGAGTGACACGCTTTATATACCAAATGCAATAGCTAAGTCGCTTGGCTATACGTTAAGCGGTGATATGAGTGTAAATTTTGAACGTGCTAAGACTATATTTGTTGACGAATTTACAAGTTTTAAAAACTTTTTTGATCTTATAAAAAAAGATGATGAGTATAACGGTGAAGTACGTCTTTATAGAGCTGATAAAGAGATTATTTATGTGAAGATTAGAGCCAGGGCAATATCATTTGAAAATAATCAAGCAAGTGTTATAAAAGGCACAATGCAAGATCTTAGTATGCAAAATAGCTTTTTTACTTATCAGGATCTTTTGGCAAAGATATTTTCATATTCAAAAGAACAAATTGTCATGCTTGATGATGAATTAAGAGTAGTGGATGCAAATGATGCATTTTTTGATACCTTTAATGCTAAAAAAGATGAAATTTTCTTGGATAGAATTTGCTCTAGAGATATAGCGAGTTTAAAAACAGGACTAAAAGACATTAGGAATGAGATTTTGTTATCACTTAAAAAAGAAGGCTATTGGCAAGGTCTTGTTTATGATGTTCAAAGCAAAAATAGACTCGAGGTTATAAGTGTCAGTGCGCTTTTAAATGCATTTAGTGAGCATGAGGGATATTTGCTTTTAGCCTCAAGTGCTAACGATGAGCGTTACAATAAAGAGTATTTAGAATTTATCGCCTACCATGATCCTTTAACTGGATTACCTAACAGATTTTTATTATTTAATAAATTGGAAAGTTTCTTAAAGCAAGTAAACAAAGGTATTAAAATAGCTGCCTTTTATGTTGATTTTGATGACTTTAAATCGGTAAATGACGGATATGGTCATCAAGTCGGAGATAAATTATTAGTAGAAGTTTCTAAAAAAATAGACGAAATCTTTCCAAAGCAGGGTGTCTTTGCTAGAATTGGCGGAGATGAGTTTATAGGCATTGCTTCCTATGAAAATCTTGGTGAAATATATGAAACAGCTGATAATATTTTAAGAATAGCAAAGGAAAAAAATTCTATTGAAGAGGGTGATATAAAACTTAGCGTTAGTGTTGGTATTAGTCTAAGTCGTGATGCACTAAGCGCCGATGACTTGCTTGAGAGGGCGGACTGGGCTATGTATCAAGCAAAACTTGATGGTAAAAATAAGTATTATTTGTTTAACGCAAAGAAAGATAATTATTTTAAAAACGAATATAGAGATGGTTCAAAAATTCTTAAGGCCATTGAAGCTGGCGAGATGTTTTTACTTTATCAACCAGAAGTTGATATAAAAACTGGAAAAATTATTAGTTTTGAAGCATTTATTAGATGGAAAAATGGAGATAAGGTATTAAAACCATCCGATTTTCTTCCATTAACTAAAGCATCAAAAGCAGCTATTGCAATTGCATTATTTGCATTAAAAAATGCTCTAAAGGCTAGGGAATTATGGCTAAAAGAGGGAATAGATGCAAAGGTTAGAGTGAATTTAGGCATTAAAAAGTTATTAACAGCAGAATTTTTTGAAAAATTTAAAGAAATTTTAAAAGATGAAAATCTAGACGCAAGTGGGCTCATTATAGACATAGTGGATGCTGCAAATGGAGCGAATTTAGACGACGTTTCTAATTATATAGATGCTTATAAAGAGCTGGGAGTAAGTTTTTCACTAGATGACTTTGCCTCTTATTCAGGCTCTATTGAAGCATTGGGTATGCTAAAAGCGAATAGGTTCAATGTTGATAAACGGTTTTGTAAGCAAATTTTTAGTTCGAAGGAAGCACTTGAGACTATGCGCATGATAAGGTATATTTCAAGTACATTTAAGCTTGATGCAATGATAAAAAATATAGAAGACAAAAGCATATTTGAAATATTTTTAGGATTTGGTTTTACTAGATTTCAAGGACGTTTTTTTGCCACTGAGTTAAGTTTGGATGAAGCGGTTAAATTTAAATTTATTTTACCTTCATATTCAGATGTGAAAGATTATCAAAACGATGAAAACTATGAGATACTTTACAAAATTGTTGGTACAAAAGAGCTTATGTATCGTGTGATAAATTCTCTTAAACGTGACAATAAAATAAGTCTAAGACTAAAAAAAGAAATAGTGAACTATAAGAATAATATTAAAAAAATAGATGTAAATTTAGCTGAAATTTTAGATGGTATAATCTCAAAAGAAGAGAAAGAAGATATTGTAAATTTAGCGAAGGATGCAATAAAATTGTCTGATAGTGTCTTAAAATTAAATGGAGATCATAATGAATGA
- a CDS encoding NAD(P)H-dependent oxidoreductase produces the protein MNYLEILKFRHACKIFDESKKIGAGEFDFILEAGRLSPSSIGLEQWDFLVVQNKELREKIKAVSWNQVQITSCSHLVVILAKIKEVKVGSSYIDKMIARRDDKNIEAIAARQKFFLLSNFKNDDELTFQWSHEQCMIAATNMMNAAASLGIDSCPMEGFDRHALNEILGLDESEKRVAIVVPFGYRLNPQPEKLRRQRAEVVTWIY, from the coding sequence ATGAACTATCTTGAAATTTTAAAATTTCGTCACGCTTGCAAAATTTTTGATGAGAGCAAAAAGATAGGCGCTGGCGAATTTGACTTTATCTTGGAGGCTGGCAGGCTAAGCCCAAGCTCAATTGGGCTTGAGCAGTGGGACTTTTTGGTCGTGCAAAACAAAGAGCTTAGAGAGAAGATAAAAGCTGTTTCGTGGAACCAAGTGCAAATCACCTCTTGCTCGCATTTGGTTGTCATCTTAGCTAAGATCAAAGAGGTAAAAGTTGGTAGTAGCTATATCGATAAAATGATCGCTAGAAGAGACGACAAAAATATTGAAGCTATCGCTGCAAGGCAGAAATTTTTTCTACTATCAAATTTTAAAAATGACGATGAGCTAACCTTTCAGTGGTCACACGAGCAGTGCATGATAGCTGCGACAAATATGATGAACGCAGCCGCTAGCCTTGGGATTGACAGCTGCCCGATGGAAGGCTTTGACAGACACGCTTTAAATGAAATTTTAGGCCTTGATGAGAGCGAAAAAAGAGTGGCTATCGTAGTGCCATTTGGCTACCGCCTAAACCCACAACCTGAAAAACTACGCAGACAAAGAGCTGAAGTAGTTACTTGGATATATTAA